A genomic stretch from Falco naumanni isolate bFalNau1 chromosome 6, bFalNau1.pat, whole genome shotgun sequence includes:
- the MYB gene encoding transcriptional activator Myb isoform X6 has protein sequence MSGWLGGGSIYSSDDDEEDVEMYDHDYDGLLPKTGKRHLGKTRWTREEDEKLKKLVEQNGTEDWKVIANFLPNRTDVQCQHRWQKVLNPELIKGPWTKEEDQRVIELVQKYGPKRWSVIAKHLKGRIGKQCRERWHNHLNPEVKKTSWTEEEDRIIYQAHKRLGNRWAEIAKLLPGRTDNAIKNHWNSTMRRKVEQEGYLQESSKACHSSAAAGFQKSNHLMAFAHNPPSAQLPVASQPPLSSDYPYYHISESQNVPGQIPYPVALHVNIVNVPQPAAAAIQTQNHTSNYPGWHSTTIADSTRTSGDNAPVSCLGEHHHCTPSPPVDHGCLPEESASPARCMIVHQSNILDNVKNLLEFAETLQLIDSFLNTSSSHENLNLDNPALTSTPVCGHKMAVTAPFHRDQTFKAQKENHIFRTPAIKRSILESSPRTPTPFKNALAAQEIKYGPLKMLPQTPTHLVEDLQDVIKQESEESAIVAGIHESGPPLLKKIKQEVESPTDKAGNFFCSNHWEGENLNTQLFTHTSTMEDVPNLLTSSILKMPVSEGDSSFQKTVTVPRNRPLASPLQHLNSTWESASCGKIEDQMALTDQARKYMAAFPTRTLVM, from the exons aTGTCGGGCTGGCTCGGCGGCGGCAG TATATATAGtagtgatgatgatgaagaagaTGTTGAGATGTATGATCATGATTATGATGGTCTACTTCCTAAGACTGGAAAACGTCACTTAGGAAAAACCAGGTGGACCCGCGAAGAG gatgagaaactgaagaagcTTGTGGAGCAGAATGGCACAGAAGACTGGAAAGTCATTGCCAATTTCCTTCCT AATCGGACAGATGTTCAGTGCCAGCACCGATGGCAGAAGGTACTAAACCCAGAACTTATTAAAGGTCCGTGGACTAAAGAGGAGGATCAAAGG GTAATAGAACTCGTGCAGAAATATGGTCCAAAGCGCTGGTCTGTCATTGCTAAGCATTTGAAGGGAAGGATTGGAAAACAGTGCAGGGAGAGGTGGCACAACCATTTGAATCCAGAAGTGAAGAAAACCTCCTGGACAGAAGAGGAAGATAGAATTATTTACCAGGCACACAAGAGGCTGGGAAACAGATGGGCAGAAATTGCAAAGTTGCTGCCTGGACG aaCTGATAATGCTATCAAGAACCACTGGAATTCCACCATGCGCCGCAAGGTTGAGCAGGAGGGCTACCTGCAGGAGTCCTCCAAAGCCTGTCactcctcagcagctgctggctttcAGAAGAGCAACCACTTGATGGCCTTTGCTCACAACCCACCTTCTGCACAGCTGCCAGTAGCCAGCCAGCCCCCACTGAGCAGTGACTACCCTTACTACCACATCTCTGAGTCACAAAAT GTCCCTGGTCAGATCCCATATCCAGTAGCACTGCATGTAAATATTGTCAATGTtcctcagccagctgctgcagctatTCAG ACACAGAATCACACATCAAACTACCCCGGCTGGCACAGCACCACGATTGCTGACAGCACCAGGACCAGTGGTGACAATGCACCTGTTTCCTGTTTGGGGGAACATCACCACTGTACTCCATCTCCACCAGTGGATCACGGTTGCTTACCTGAGGAAAGTGCCTCCCCTGCGCGGTGCATGATTGTTCACCAGAGCAACATCCTGGATAATGTTAAGAATCTCTTAGAATTTGCAGAAACACTCCAGTTAATAGACTCC tTCTTGAACACCTCATCCAGTCATGAAAACCTGAACCTGGACAACCCTGCATTAACTTCCACACCGGTGTGTGGCCATAAGATGGCTGTTACCGCACCATTCCACAGGGACCAGACTTTCAAAGCTCAGAAGGAAAATCACAT TTTCAGAACTCCAGCAATCAAGAGGTCGATATTAGAGAGCTCTCCAAGAACACCCACTCCATTCAAAAACGCACTTGCAGCTCAGGAAATCAAATATGGTCCTTTGAAGATGCTG CCTCAAACTCCGACTCATCTTGTAGAAGATCTGCAGGACGTTATCAAGCAGGAGTCGGAGGAATCTGCAATAGTGGCTGGGATACATGAAAGTGGACCCCCtttactgaagaaaatcaaacaaGAG GTGGAGTCTCCAACAGATAaagctggaaattttttttgctCAAATCACTGGGAAGGAGAAAACCTGAACACTCAGCTCTTTACACATACGTCTACTATGGAAGATGTACCA AATCTTCTTACCAGCTCCATTTTAAAGATGCCTGTGTCTGAAGGGGATagcagttttcagaaaacagtcaCAGTACCTAGGAACAGGCCACTAGCTAGTCCTCTGCAG CATCTGAACAGCACGTGGGAGTCGGCATCCTGCGGGAAGATCGAGGATCAGATGGCCCTGACGGATCAGGCGCGCAAGTACATGGCCGCCTTCCCCACCCGGACTCTGGTTATGTGA
- the MYB gene encoding transcriptional activator Myb isoform X2 has product MSGWLGGGSIYSSDDDEEDVEMYDHDYDGLLPKTGKRHLGKTRWTREEDEKLKKLVEQNGTEDWKVIANFLPNRTDVQCQHRWQKVLNPELIKGPWTKEEDQRVIELVQKYGPKRWSVIAKHLKGRIGKQCRERWHNHLNPEVKKTSWTEEEDRIIYQAHKRLGNRWAEIAKLLPGRTDNAIKNHWNSTMRRKVEQEGYLQESSKACHSSAAAGFQKSNHLMAFAHNPPSAQLPVASQPPLSSDYPYYHISESQNVPGQIPYPVALHVNIVNVPQPAAAAIQTQNHTSNYPGWHSTTIADSTRTSGDNAPVSCLGEHHHCTPSPPVDHGCLPEESASPARCMIVHQSNILDNVKNLLEFAETLQLIDSDPSSWGDLSSFEFFEDTDTSASKAPSGKVAQLQQRGASACRPQGHPITNLSKIMLSQGSPGSPKPLSSASQGSAAPWVLLRKKRGHCSPSASGHGSTLVLADVSSSTPPKRSPVKSLPFSPSQFLNTSSSHENLNLDNPALTSTPVCGHKMAVTAPFHRDQTFKAQKENHIFRTPAIKRSILESSPRTPTPFKNALAAQEIKYGPLKMLPQTPTHLVEDLQDVIKQESEESAIVAGIHESGPPLLKKIKQEVESPTDKAGNFFCSNHWEGENLNTQLFTHTSTMEDVPNLLTSSILKMPVSEGDSSFQKTVTVPRNRPLASPLQHLNSTWESASCGKIEDQMALTDQARKYMAAFPTRTLVM; this is encoded by the exons aTGTCGGGCTGGCTCGGCGGCGGCAG TATATATAGtagtgatgatgatgaagaagaTGTTGAGATGTATGATCATGATTATGATGGTCTACTTCCTAAGACTGGAAAACGTCACTTAGGAAAAACCAGGTGGACCCGCGAAGAG gatgagaaactgaagaagcTTGTGGAGCAGAATGGCACAGAAGACTGGAAAGTCATTGCCAATTTCCTTCCT AATCGGACAGATGTTCAGTGCCAGCACCGATGGCAGAAGGTACTAAACCCAGAACTTATTAAAGGTCCGTGGACTAAAGAGGAGGATCAAAGG GTAATAGAACTCGTGCAGAAATATGGTCCAAAGCGCTGGTCTGTCATTGCTAAGCATTTGAAGGGAAGGATTGGAAAACAGTGCAGGGAGAGGTGGCACAACCATTTGAATCCAGAAGTGAAGAAAACCTCCTGGACAGAAGAGGAAGATAGAATTATTTACCAGGCACACAAGAGGCTGGGAAACAGATGGGCAGAAATTGCAAAGTTGCTGCCTGGACG aaCTGATAATGCTATCAAGAACCACTGGAATTCCACCATGCGCCGCAAGGTTGAGCAGGAGGGCTACCTGCAGGAGTCCTCCAAAGCCTGTCactcctcagcagctgctggctttcAGAAGAGCAACCACTTGATGGCCTTTGCTCACAACCCACCTTCTGCACAGCTGCCAGTAGCCAGCCAGCCCCCACTGAGCAGTGACTACCCTTACTACCACATCTCTGAGTCACAAAAT GTCCCTGGTCAGATCCCATATCCAGTAGCACTGCATGTAAATATTGTCAATGTtcctcagccagctgctgcagctatTCAG ACACAGAATCACACATCAAACTACCCCGGCTGGCACAGCACCACGATTGCTGACAGCACCAGGACCAGTGGTGACAATGCACCTGTTTCCTGTTTGGGGGAACATCACCACTGTACTCCATCTCCACCAGTGGATCACGGTTGCTTACCTGAGGAAAGTGCCTCCCCTGCGCGGTGCATGATTGTTCACCAGAGCAACATCCTGGATAATGTTAAGAATCTCTTAGAATTTGCAGAAACACTCCAGTTAATAGACTCC GATCCTTCATCATGGGGTGATCTCAGCAGTTTTGAATTCTTTGAAGACACAGACACTTCGGCTAGCAAAGCTCCCTCAGGCAAAGTCGCGCAGCTTCAGCAAAGAGGGGCCAGTGCTTGTAGACCTCAAGGACACCCCATCACAAACTTGAGCAAAATCATGTTGAGTCAGGGCTCTCCTGGCTCACCAAAGCCCTTATCGTCTGCCTCACAGGGCAGTGCAGCTCCATGGGTCCTTCTTCGCAAAAAGAGAGGGcactgcagcccctcagccagTGGCCACGGTAGCACCTTGGTCCTAGCTGACGTCAGCAGCTCAACTCCTCCTAAGCGCTCCCCTGTCAAAAGCCTACCCTTCTCTCCCTCGCAG tTCTTGAACACCTCATCCAGTCATGAAAACCTGAACCTGGACAACCCTGCATTAACTTCCACACCGGTGTGTGGCCATAAGATGGCTGTTACCGCACCATTCCACAGGGACCAGACTTTCAAAGCTCAGAAGGAAAATCACAT TTTCAGAACTCCAGCAATCAAGAGGTCGATATTAGAGAGCTCTCCAAGAACACCCACTCCATTCAAAAACGCACTTGCAGCTCAGGAAATCAAATATGGTCCTTTGAAGATGCTG CCTCAAACTCCGACTCATCTTGTAGAAGATCTGCAGGACGTTATCAAGCAGGAGTCGGAGGAATCTGCAATAGTGGCTGGGATACATGAAAGTGGACCCCCtttactgaagaaaatcaaacaaGAG GTGGAGTCTCCAACAGATAaagctggaaattttttttgctCAAATCACTGGGAAGGAGAAAACCTGAACACTCAGCTCTTTACACATACGTCTACTATGGAAGATGTACCA AATCTTCTTACCAGCTCCATTTTAAAGATGCCTGTGTCTGAAGGGGATagcagttttcagaaaacagtcaCAGTACCTAGGAACAGGCCACTAGCTAGTCCTCTGCAG CATCTGAACAGCACGTGGGAGTCGGCATCCTGCGGGAAGATCGAGGATCAGATGGCCCTGACGGATCAGGCGCGCAAGTACATGGCCGCCTTCCCCACCCGGACTCTGGTTATGTGA
- the MYB gene encoding transcriptional activator Myb isoform X7: MARRPRHSIYSSDDDEEDVEMYDHDYDGLLPKTGKRHLGKTRWTREEDEKLKKLVEQNGTEDWKVIANFLPNRTDVQCQHRWQKVLNPELIKGPWTKEEDQRVIELVQKYGPKRWSVIAKHLKGRIGKQCRERWHNHLNPEVKKTSWTEEEDRIIYQAHKRLGNRWAEIAKLLPGRTDNAIKNHWNSTMRRKVEQEGYLQESSKACHSSAAAGFQKSNHLMAFAHNPPSAQLPVASQPPLSSDYPYYHISESQNVPGQIPYPVALHVNIVNVPQPAAAAIQTQNHTSNYPGWHSTTIADSTRTSGDNAPVSCLGEHHHCTPSPPVDHGCLPEESASPARCMIVHQSNILDNVKNLLEFAETLQLIDSFLNTSSSHENLNLDNPALTSTPVCGHKMAVTAPFHRDQTFKAQKENHIFRTPAIKRSILESSPRTPTPFKNALAAQEIKYGPLKMLPQTPTHLVEDLQDVIKQESEESAIVAGIHESGPPLLKKIKQEVESPTDKAGNFFCSNHWEGENLNTQLFTHTSTMEDVPNLLTSSILKMPVSEGDSSFQKTVTVPRNRPLASPLQHLNSTWESASCGKIEDQMALTDQARKYMAAFPTRTLVM; encoded by the exons ATGGCCCGGAGACCCCGGCACAG TATATATAGtagtgatgatgatgaagaagaTGTTGAGATGTATGATCATGATTATGATGGTCTACTTCCTAAGACTGGAAAACGTCACTTAGGAAAAACCAGGTGGACCCGCGAAGAG gatgagaaactgaagaagcTTGTGGAGCAGAATGGCACAGAAGACTGGAAAGTCATTGCCAATTTCCTTCCT AATCGGACAGATGTTCAGTGCCAGCACCGATGGCAGAAGGTACTAAACCCAGAACTTATTAAAGGTCCGTGGACTAAAGAGGAGGATCAAAGG GTAATAGAACTCGTGCAGAAATATGGTCCAAAGCGCTGGTCTGTCATTGCTAAGCATTTGAAGGGAAGGATTGGAAAACAGTGCAGGGAGAGGTGGCACAACCATTTGAATCCAGAAGTGAAGAAAACCTCCTGGACAGAAGAGGAAGATAGAATTATTTACCAGGCACACAAGAGGCTGGGAAACAGATGGGCAGAAATTGCAAAGTTGCTGCCTGGACG aaCTGATAATGCTATCAAGAACCACTGGAATTCCACCATGCGCCGCAAGGTTGAGCAGGAGGGCTACCTGCAGGAGTCCTCCAAAGCCTGTCactcctcagcagctgctggctttcAGAAGAGCAACCACTTGATGGCCTTTGCTCACAACCCACCTTCTGCACAGCTGCCAGTAGCCAGCCAGCCCCCACTGAGCAGTGACTACCCTTACTACCACATCTCTGAGTCACAAAAT GTCCCTGGTCAGATCCCATATCCAGTAGCACTGCATGTAAATATTGTCAATGTtcctcagccagctgctgcagctatTCAG ACACAGAATCACACATCAAACTACCCCGGCTGGCACAGCACCACGATTGCTGACAGCACCAGGACCAGTGGTGACAATGCACCTGTTTCCTGTTTGGGGGAACATCACCACTGTACTCCATCTCCACCAGTGGATCACGGTTGCTTACCTGAGGAAAGTGCCTCCCCTGCGCGGTGCATGATTGTTCACCAGAGCAACATCCTGGATAATGTTAAGAATCTCTTAGAATTTGCAGAAACACTCCAGTTAATAGACTCC tTCTTGAACACCTCATCCAGTCATGAAAACCTGAACCTGGACAACCCTGCATTAACTTCCACACCGGTGTGTGGCCATAAGATGGCTGTTACCGCACCATTCCACAGGGACCAGACTTTCAAAGCTCAGAAGGAAAATCACAT TTTCAGAACTCCAGCAATCAAGAGGTCGATATTAGAGAGCTCTCCAAGAACACCCACTCCATTCAAAAACGCACTTGCAGCTCAGGAAATCAAATATGGTCCTTTGAAGATGCTG CCTCAAACTCCGACTCATCTTGTAGAAGATCTGCAGGACGTTATCAAGCAGGAGTCGGAGGAATCTGCAATAGTGGCTGGGATACATGAAAGTGGACCCCCtttactgaagaaaatcaaacaaGAG GTGGAGTCTCCAACAGATAaagctggaaattttttttgctCAAATCACTGGGAAGGAGAAAACCTGAACACTCAGCTCTTTACACATACGTCTACTATGGAAGATGTACCA AATCTTCTTACCAGCTCCATTTTAAAGATGCCTGTGTCTGAAGGGGATagcagttttcagaaaacagtcaCAGTACCTAGGAACAGGCCACTAGCTAGTCCTCTGCAG CATCTGAACAGCACGTGGGAGTCGGCATCCTGCGGGAAGATCGAGGATCAGATGGCCCTGACGGATCAGGCGCGCAAGTACATGGCCGCCTTCCCCACCCGGACTCTGGTTATGTGA